The Cognaticolwellia beringensis genome segment CGCCACTTTTGATGAGATGGTGTCAATGATTAGCACAATATATCCTTTCTTTAGTGGCACTATCCCTAGCGCATATCGTAACGGTCTTGAAACAGTAAATTTCACAGATAATATTTTATTTCACGAATTGATAACTGATGAAATTAAAGTTTTTGATAATTATTTTGGTGCGGTTATTGATTGGGGCCATTCATTTTCAGTAAGTGGGATTTATGGAAAGGTCGCTTACAATGTAGATTCAGGTGGTCTTTTAGTTGATGAATACCAGGTTTTTTCATTGTTTGATGGATTAATTTCTGAACCATCATGGGAGGACCATATTACTTTTCATGTTGGAACATCATTTAACGATTTAAGCTCTCCAAATAACCATTTTCTTGTTAGAAATACACAAACAGTTTCTGAACCACCTACACTTGCCATATTTGCTCTAGGAATTATGGGCTTAGTGTCGCGTCGTTTAAAGAGTAAATCGTAAGATTGTTTCACTATCATAAGTAATGGAAAATAATTAAAAGGGAAATTTCATGACGTTTAAGTTTGTAAGCACAGCTTTAGCAGGTTTAATATTGTCAATTTCAACGATAGCAAATGCTGGTCTCATCGTTGACACGGATAATGATAGCTTTATAGATCAATCTACTGGCTTAGAGTGGATGGATTTCGGTGTTAATAATATATACTCTTTCGATCAAACATTAGAACTAATTAAACCTGGAGAAATTTATTCTGATTGGCGTTTAGCTTCAAGGCAGGAAGCATTCTCGCTTTGGAAAAATGCTTTTATAGGAATTGGCGCAGATGGGGAAGTTCAGACCCCCGATAACTTCGATTTCATATTAGCTTGGGATAATTCAGAATCTAACCCTAATCATGATTCAATTTGGGAGGATGTGTTTGATATCATGGGCTACAATCATAGATATGCGATAGATATGATTATTGAAGAAAACCAAGCTCAAGCTTTATTTTTTAACGATGACGGTTCTGTCGGATATGCTTACTTTAATGATAATAAAAACAGCCCTCAATTTGATTATAACGCCGATGACTTTATAGTGCTCAGTTCTCTTGCTGACGATGCAAGTCACCAACGAAATCAAGTACACACTGTATTCAGTACACTTCTTGTAAAACCAGTTCAAAGTGTCCCAGAGCCAACTACTCTTGCTATTTTTACATTAGGAATGATTGGCTTGGCATCACGCAGGTTTAAATAGTAATATTCCAGAGAGTTAAATGCCAGAAAGCACCACTCGTTAAGTTTGGTGCTTTTTGTTTCTGCTACTTAGTAGTTATGTGTTGAGTGGTGTGCTTATAAAAACTAGTGGATATGTTTGTTATGAGTACGTAAAGCTCTTTTACTATCAGCCTAATTGATAAGGGGGGGGCTTGATAGCTATATGGCGTAAAGGAAGTACATGTTTGATAAAAAATTTATACTATTTTCAGCATAGCGTTCTGTGTATATGTGTGTACTTATTTGGAAATGTGCCTAATTAGCCGTTATTTTTCAATAAAAAACTTGAAGATTCGGCTAGTATCAGCCAACCCGTAAACCCTTAACACGACCTGTCGCACCAGAAGCAGAAATTGAGCAAACGGAGCTACGAATTAATGAGCTTGCGAAGCAAGTGAATGAAATGAGTAGTTAGTGAAGCGAAATGTTCTGTGAAATGAGTGAGTAAGGTTCAGTGTTTGAAAGCCTAATGCTAATGACAAAAAAATAAATTTATACTTACTACTTTGAATATCAGCTGTTAACGGTCAACACAACTACGGGTATTGGTAGGGTTATTGATTAACAGTCGCTTAACTAAGGTGTAGGTGAAGTCATGCTTGTACTAGAAATACAACCTCATGTGCAATACAGATGTGAGGGTATTTGAACCAATAGCACACTGGATTAACGACAGGTTTAAAGCATAAGAAAGCAATAACTTGTATGTGCACCTTAGTAACCGTAGTTATTAGAGCCGTTAACTATTAACACTAGCTATTGACGGCTCTCATATCTACGGGTATATGCGTGGTATGCCTTACAGTTTAGTGGCCAGCTTCTAGACCGTAGTTAAGCTAAGCATTATTTACTAATACTAACTGTAGACGAATACTAGTAGTTATTAGAGCCACTAGAAGCTGATATTAGCTGCTAGCGGAACTTATAACTACTTACAATATGCGCCCTCTTGTACCGACCATAAACACCTAAAGCCACTAAGAGGCTAAAAATTGTTTGCTAAAATGTTGAGGAGCAAAAGCCAGCTGTAATTTGTCCGACTTGAAAACCCTTGTTAAGTGGATTTCTCTCTAATAGCTACTGAATACGCTATATCACTTAAGTTACCTATTGTTATCAACATTCGCTCATCTTCTACTTTGTTTTTTACAACCAACCTTAACTCATTTTGATGCTCATACTTTTTATCTTTTTGAAAAGGGTTTAGCTGATTTAAATTTAATTCGAGATTAAGATACTCA includes the following:
- a CDS encoding PEP-CTERM sorting domain-containing protein, whose product is MKFEFLKAVTAGFILSVSCLVNLANAGLMKSTSEGFDIVIDSQQKIQWLNTSHTANYTQSEILNMTKEGGSLEEWRYATFDEMVSMISTIYPFFSGTIPSAYRNGLETVNFTDNILFHELITDEIKVFDNYFGAVIDWGHSFSVSGIYGKVAYNVDSGGLLVDEYQVFSLFDGLISEPSWEDHITFHVGTSFNDLSSPNNHFLVRNTQTVSEPPTLAIFALGIMGLVSRRLKSKS
- a CDS encoding PEP-CTERM sorting domain-containing protein; protein product: MTFKFVSTALAGLILSISTIANAGLIVDTDNDSFIDQSTGLEWMDFGVNNIYSFDQTLELIKPGEIYSDWRLASRQEAFSLWKNAFIGIGADGEVQTPDNFDFILAWDNSESNPNHDSIWEDVFDIMGYNHRYAIDMIIEENQAQALFFNDDGSVGYAYFNDNKNSPQFDYNADDFIVLSSLADDASHQRNQVHTVFSTLLVKPVQSVPEPTTLAIFTLGMIGLASRRFK